The following are encoded together in the Fusarium keratoplasticum isolate Fu6.1 chromosome 1, whole genome shotgun sequence genome:
- a CDS encoding GTP-binding nuclear protein gives MAEQQTPTFKLVLVGDGGTGKTTFVKRHLTGEFEKKYMATLGVEVHPLGFTTNFGQIQFDVWDTAGQEKFGGLRDGYYINGQCGIIMFDVTSRITYKNVPNWHRDLVRVCENIPIVLCGNKVDVKERKVKAKTITFHRKKNLQYYDISAKSNYNFEKPFLWLARKLVGNPQLEFVAAPALAPPTAQVDEKLLEEYRKEMDEAAAMPLPGELSDDDL, from the exons ATGGCTGAGCAGCAGACCCCCACCTTCAAGCTCGTGCTTGTCGGCGATGGTGGTACCGGAAAG ACCACCTTCGTCAAGCGCCACTTGACTGGTGAATTCGAGAAGAAGTACATGGCCACCCTCGGTGTCGAGGTTCACCCTCTGGGCTTCACCACC AACTTCGGTCAGATCCAGTTCGACGTTTGGGATACCGCTGGTCAGGAGAAGTTCGGTGGTCTCCGTGACGGTTACTACATCAACGGCCAGTGCGGTATCATCATGTTCGATGTCACCTCCCGCATTACCTACAAGAACGTCCCCAACTGGCACC GCGATCTCGTCCGTGTCTGCGAGAACATCCCCATTGTTCTCTGCGGTAACAAGGTCGATGTGAAGGAGCgaaaggtcaaggccaagaccatcacctTCCACCGAAAGAAGAACCTCCAGTACTACGACATTTCCGCCAAGTCCAACTACAACTTCGAGAAGCCCTTCCTCTGGCTCGCTCGCAAGCTTGTCGGCAACCCTCAGCTT GAGTTCGTTGCTGCTCCCGCCCTTGCTCCCCCCACTGCtcaggtcgacgagaagctcctggaggaGTACCGcaaggagatggacgaggccgccgccaTGCCTCTGCCTGGCGAGCTTTCCGACGATGATCTGTAA
- a CDS encoding Homeobox domain-containing protein, which yields MATSTNSPFVAATPDKHAVSAPNHHEPVVTPQSLPPLVDAAVPRPAPETEKHPKGKRKRTAAKDKMILEEAYSNNPKPDKQARLEIVQRVSLNEKEVQIWFQNRRQNDRRKSRPLSPQEVAALRYGAMHVISSDPITNTTPSKPEKTFPASDPASSRVTDPISASPRTLTQTPSMPRSHSDLVNSTPISSRHDSTPRLPDITPSRIDPALSQESHDGSLSSSMSSSQIGYLSNRWNNVGSSFSTPPAFGRGGDDSFRFEPFPPSSCTSEGSQPMSQPQSQSKVRLSLSLEGKAELVSNQGSPTRDLPPRPSSTTPSLPQVRQRSLQRSHSAIPAITLPPITTLTNSLPPRLMRGRSRDVHAWESCADAENRDELTAQAEHESNGSAIAAISLLRSSSGILQPSNAKRNAPMPKPHRSHQAKKAKLNRSGSSVARLETDPEETEKADREFGKVKVSMLVSPSGDSDKENWSPDEDGNPSDAYRRPLPPAPPKSQNPRRVGRALQEQKSPSLLANRANTAPARPRSIIKEGMEIFEDTLKRPAPREDEVDRFMRGSVSPSKRPDMDCVAGLLSLSQGAWR from the exons ATGGCCACTTCCACAAACTCCCCCTTCGTCGCCGCCACGCCCGACAAGCACGCTGTTTCGGCTCCCAACCACCATGAGCCCGTCGTCACGCCCCAGAGCCTCCCCCCTCTGGTCGATGCAGCAGTACCCCGGCCTGCACCAGAGACTGAGAAGCATCCCAAGGGAAAGCGAAAACGTACTGC GGCCAAAGACAAAATGATTCTCGAAGAGGCGTACAGCAACAACCCCAAGCCCGACAAGCAGGCGCGTCTGGAGATCGTCCAGCGCGTGTCATTAAATGAGAAAGAGGTTCAG ATCTGGTTCCAGAACCGAAGACAAAATGATAGAAGGAAATCTCGTCCTCTCTCGCCTCAAGAAGTTGCTGCCCTTCGATATGGGGCCATGCACGTCATCTCCTCCGACCCAATCACGAACACCACCCCGAGTAAACCTGAAAAGACCTTCCCAGCATCCGACCCCGCCAGTTCTCGAGTTACGGATCCCATCTCAGCCTCTCCCCGAACTCTTACCCAGACTCCTTCCATGCCGCGCTCCCACTCAGACCTTGTGAATAGCACACCCATCTCTTCCCGCCACGACAGCACCCCTCGGCTCCCCGACATCACCCCAAGCCGCATTGATCCTGCCCTCTCCCAGGAATCCCATGATGGTTCCCTGTCCAGTTCCATGTCCAGTTCCCAAATCGGATATCTCTCCAACCGTTGGAACAACGTTGGTAGCTCCTTTTCCACCCCGCCCGCGTTCGGCCGTGGCGGTGATGACTCCTTCAG ATTTGAACCTTTCCCGCCATCTTCGTGCACATCCGAGGGCTCTCAGCCTATGAGCCAACCCCAGTCCCAGTCTAAAGTCCGCCTATCACTCTCCCTGGAGGGCAAGGCAGAGCTGGTTTCCAACCAAGGCTCTCCCACTCGTgatctccctcctcgaccatctTCCACCACACCAAGCCTGCCACAGGTGCGGCAACGAAGCCTGCAACGCAGCCACAGCGCAATTCCAGCCATCACTCTTCCTCCCATCACAACTCTTACCAACTCCCTGCCTCCAAGGCTTATGCGAGGTCGGTCTCGTGACGTGCATGCTTGGGAGTCCTGTGCGGATGCTGAGAACCGTGACGAGCTGACAGCCCAGGCCGAGCACGAGTCGAATGGATCGGCCATAGCTGCTATCAGTCTTCTTCGATCGTCGAGCGGGATCCTTCAGCCGAGCAACGCTAAGCGCAATGCTCCCATGCCGAAGCCTCACCGATCCCACCAGGCaaagaaggccaagctgaACCGTAGCGGATCGAGCGTGGCGCGACTTGAAACGGACCCCGAGGAGACCGAGAAGGCCGACAGGGAGTTTGGCAAGGTGAAGGTCTCGATGCTGGTTTCACCTTCAGGGGACTCGGATAAGGAGAACTGGAGCCcggatgaggatggtaaCCCATCGGATGCCTATCGACGACCTCTGCCGCCTGCGCCTCCCAAGAGCCAGAACCCCCGTCGAGTCGGCCGAGCTCTTCAGGAACAGAAGAGCCCCAGCCTTTTGGCAAATCGAGCCAATACCGCGCCCGCTCGCCCTCGATCAATCATCAAGGAAGGCATGGAGATTTTCGAGGATACGCTTAAGCGGCCGGCACCCCGAGAAGACGAAGTGGATAGATTTATGCGAGGGTCAGTCAGCCCTAGCAAGAGGCCCGACATGGACTGCGTGGCCGGACTGCTCTCTCTGAGCCAGGGTGCCTGGCGATGA
- a CDS encoding RNase-PH domain-containing protein produces MAPSAEPTAELSHLPKADGSATFSYGGYAIVAAVNGPVEAQRRDENAFEALVDVIVRPAAGVGGTRERQLESILQAALRQLIPVRDYPRCVIQITLQVAETPENAYVNTKLSQSQLNLPIIPALLHSAILALLSAAVSLKAIGAATVLAIPEEDGKDIIVDPTAVEVDHAKSVHALGFTSHDELLLAESEGSFSPDEWAKVLQLGQRICCEHQQPGFDTSMTGNDLESKSMTQFIRSVMEAKVAEDLYWK; encoded by the exons aTGGCCCCCTCTGCTGAACCAACTGCAGAGCTATCGCATTTGCCCAAGGCTGATGGTTCTGCGACCTTTTCTTATGGAGGATATGCCATAGTGGCCGCTGTCAACGGCCCCGTCGAAGCTCAGCGGCGAGACGAGAATGCCTTTGAGGCTCTCGTGGATGTCATTGTCCGACCCGCCGCGGGTGTAGGAG GAACCCGCGAGAGGCAGCTCGAGTCAATCTTACAGGCCGCCCTTAGGCAGCTCATCCCTGTGAGAGACTATCCTCGCTGTGTGATTCAGATCACTCTTCAGGTGGCCGAGACGCCAGAGAACGCATatgtcaacaccaagctATCTCAGTCGCAACTA AACCTCCCAATCATTCCGGCACTTCTTCACTCGGCCATTCTAGCACTCCTAAGCGCCGCCGTTTCCCTCAAGGCTATCGGCGCAGCCACTGTCCTTGCCATCCCAGAGGAGGACGGCAAGGATATTATTGTTGACCCTACCGCGGTTGAGGTTGACCACGCCAAGTCGGTTCATGCCCTCGGCTTCACTTCACACGatgagctgcttctggccGAGAGCGAGGGTTCATTTTCCCCTGACGAGTGGGCCAAAGTACTCCAGCTTGGGCAGCGCATATGTTGCGAGCACCAACAGCCCGGCTTCGATACAAGCATGACGGGCAACGACCTGGAGTCGAAGAGCATGACGCAATTCATCCGATCCGTCatggaggccaaggtggcAGAAGACCTGTACTGGAAATGA
- a CDS encoding Serine/threonine-protein phosphatase 2A activator, with protein MTSQAPSQTAPAQGAAPSIPNLKDRLPKLEPRRRRQTPGNPTPIPETPALPAPPDTSSWTYKTPSRRILSRQDHDIFLSSPTYKLITGWVFGLAESVVDVPNSSVRDSDLSSPIKTILSILDEAEQLVAKSPPNEQGGSRFGNKAFRGFLDLAEKNSPAWHRQLGLENDAAIAELSTYFCQSFGNGNRIDYGSGHELNFMIWLLCLYQLGLLQRSDFKPLVLRVFVRYLAVMRIVQMTYYLEPAGSHGVWGLDDYQFLPFLFGASQLLHHPYITPRAIHQDLTLEEFGEEYMYLGQVSFVNSTKTVKGLRWHSPMLDDISSAKSWTKIDGGMRRMFVAEVLGKLPVMQHFLFGSLVPAADGMSEEDAAGFEEEEAEHDHSGHSHTGLAHDGTGWGDCCGIKVPSSLAAAQEMKKRGAGQALRRIPFD; from the coding sequence ATGACTTCGCAAGCTCCTTCTCAGACTGCGCCTGCTCAAGGCGCGGCACCCTCGATTCCAAACCTCAAAGATCGGCTACCCAAACTCGAACCGCGAAGGCGACGTCAAACGCCAGGGAATCCAACTCCCATCCCCGAGACGCCCGCCCTGCCCGCGCCTCCCGACACGTCCAGCTGGACCTACAAGACACCGTCACGGAGGATTTTGTCAAGACAAGATCATGACAttttcttgtcctcgccgacATACAAGCTCATCACGGGATGGGTCTTTGGTCTTGCAGAGTCTGTGGTCGACGTTCCCAACTCGTCCGTCCGTGACAGCGATCTCAGCAGCCCTATCAAGACCATTTTGagcatcctcgacgaggcagAGCAGCTGGTAGCCAAATCACCACCAAACGAACAAGGCGGATCACGTTTCGGAAACAAGGCGTTCCGTGGATTCCTCGACCTTGCGGAGAAGAACAGCCCGGCCTGGCACCGACAGCTTGGCCTGGAGAACgacgccgccatcgccgaaCTCTCGACTTATTTCTGCCAATCTTTTGGCAATGGCAACCGTATCGACTATGGCTCTGGACACGAGCTCAACTTTATGATATGGCTCCTTTGTCTTTACCAGCTCGGGTTGTTGCAGAGATCCGACTTCAAGCCTCTGGTCTTGCGAGTCTTTGTACGCTATCTCGCTGTGATGCGTATTGTTCAGATGACCTACTATTTGGAACCGGCGGGATCTCATGGAGTCTGGGGACTCGACGATTATCAGTTCCTCCCGTTTCTGTTTGGTGCGTCACAACTGCTGCACCACCCATACATCACCCCACGCGCCATCCACCAGGATCTCACCTTGGAGGAGTTTGGCGAGGAATACATGTACCTGGGTCAGGTCAGCTTCGTAAACAGTACAAAGACTGTCAAGGGCCTGCGGTGGCACAGCCCCATGCTTGACGACATCTCGTCGGCAAAGTCGTGGACAAAGATCGACGGAGGAATGCGTCGCATGTTTGTCGCCGAGGTACTAGGTAAGCTGCCCGTGATGCAGCATTTCCTCTTTGGGTCATTGGTGCCAGCGGCCGACGGCATGAGCGAGGAAGACGCGGCTGGctttgaagaggaggaggccgagcaTGATCATTCTGGTCACAGTCATACTGGCCTGGCACACGATGGAACGGGTTGGGGCGACTGCTGTGGTATCAAGGTTCCAAGCAGTCTCGCGGCCGCTcaggagatgaagaagagaggcgCAGGCCAAGCCTTGCGGAGAATCCCCTTCGATTAA